The Erythrolamprus reginae isolate rEryReg1 chromosome 3, rEryReg1.hap1, whole genome shotgun sequence genome contains a region encoding:
- the UQCRH gene encoding cytochrome b-c1 complex subunit 6, mitochondrial codes for MGKEDEKAIEGRRDDPEEEEEEEEELVDPLTLVREECEKIEQCAKALERLDQCNSRVYSRTQTLEECTEELFDFLEARDHCVAHKLFSKLK; via the exons ATGGGGAAGGAGGACGAAAAGGCAATTGAGGGTCGCCGCGACGACCCGGAG gaggaagaggaagaggaggaggaacttGTG GATCCTTTAACACTTGTCAGGGAAGAGTGTGAAAAAATAGAACAATGTGCAAAAGCTCTGGAACGTTTAGATCAGTGTAATTCTCGCGTATACTCCAGAACTCAAACCCTGGAAGAGTGTACAGAAGAGCTCTTTGATTTTCTGGAAGCCAGAGACCATTGT GTTGCTCACAAACTCTTCTCcaaactgaaataa
- the NSUN4 gene encoding 5-methylcytosine rRNA methyltransferase NSUN4 → MLLSMAVAHRANGRRLLLECLRKASPSFFALGPCRHRHYKKKWAATAPRATNTRVALQVFDMNYGDQFGSLWPSMRISLLSKQKYGALVNNFSDVEQVVQSLEDLSAVDFIQESRKVIKELSSSIEEDDSVPPSLSQIQIELSETQVQHFPSISPNIKCYTFPKGDISRFRQAKPDIIGILGYYLLDAASILPVLALNVEPGNIVLDLCAAPGGKTLALLQTGYCSDLTANDISISRTGRLHNVLRSYLPKEIQNTVQVTSLDGRNWGHTEMGTYDKVLVDVPCTNDRKSVLEEENNMFTYARKGERQRLPMLQLQLLVAGVLAAKPGGEVVYSTCSLSELQNEYVVERAVEILNIQYSINVRVEDLSHFRRLFQNTFSFYSNCRLGELVLPHLTANFGPMYFCKLHRMN, encoded by the exons ATGCTGTTGAGCATGGCGGTTGCACACCGGGCGAACGGGAGGCGGTTACTCCTGGAGTGTCTGCGGAAAGCCTCGCCTTCGTTTTTTGCCTTGGGACCCTGCCGGCATCGCCATTACAAGAAGAAATGG GCAGCCACTGCTCCTCGGGCAACTAATACCAGAGTGGCTCTTCAGGTCTTTGACATGAATTATGGAGATCAGTTTGGCAGCCTCTGGCCCTCAATGCGCATCAGTCTCCTATCAAAGCAAAAATATGGAGCCCTAGTCAACAATTTTTCTGATGTAGAACAAGTCGTTCAGAGTCTGGAAGACCTGAGTGCAGTAGATTTCATCCAAGAATCTCGGAAAGTGATCAAGGAATTATCTTCTTCCATTGAAGAAGATGACAGTGTGCCACCTTCACTTTCCCAAATTCAGATAGAACTTTCAGAGACTCAAGTTCAGCATTTTCCTTCTATCAGTCCTAACATCAAATGTTACACATTCCCCAAAGGAGACATCAGTCGTTTTCGTCAAGCtaa ACCAGACATTATAGGAATTCTTGGTTACTATCTCCTGGATGCTGCCTCAATTTTACCTGTTTTGGCTCTCAATGTAGAGCCTGGAAACATAGTCCTTGATCTTTGTGCAGCCCCAGGTGGGAAGACACTGGCACTTTTACAGACGGGGTATTGTA GTGATCTGACAGCCAATGATATTTCTATTTCTCGCACGGGCCGGCTACATAATGTCCTTCGCAGCTATCTTCCCAAAGAAATCCAAAATACAGTGCAGGTTACCTCGTTGGATGGAAGGAATTGGGGTCATACAGAAATGGGTACATATGATAAG GTCCTTGTTGACGTGCCATGCACAAATGATCGAAAATCAGTCTTGGAAGAAGAAAACAATATGTTCACATATGCAAGAAAAGGGGAACGTCAGAGGTTGCCAATGCTCCAGCTGCAACTGCTCGT AGCTGGAGTGCTTGCTGCTAAGCCAGGAGGAGAGGTGGTGTACTCCACATGCTCTCTGTCTGAGCTCCAAAATGAGTATGTGGTTGAGAGAGCTGTGGAGATACTAAATATCCAGTACAGCATCAATGTGAGAGTAGAAGACTTGAGCCATTTTCGGAGACTGTTCCAGAACACATTTTCATTCTATTCCAATTGTAGACTTGGAGAACTTGTCCTGCCTCACCTCACAGCTAATTTTGGACCCATGTATTTTTGCAAATTGCACAGAATGAATTAG